A window from Flavobacterium gyeonganense encodes these proteins:
- a CDS encoding alpha-L-arabinofuranosidase C-terminal domain-containing protein, with protein MKNNIITKIIMGGLLFNGICLHAQKTILEVDVAKTVTKIQPTMFGLFFEDINFAADGGLYAEMIKNRSFEFEKPLMGWDQPNTKRSSLNMNSGAATPVKVVENETNPNFCRVLINDDKGYALINEGFRGMGVKKDAKYNLSLKAANHNGAIKKIIVQLIDKDKKVIGETTIIPTSKEWETYSAEFKATQTEAKAKLKITFEGTGTIDLDMISLFPEDTWKNRKNGLRKDLVQLLYDMKPGFLRFPGGCIVEGRTLSDRYQWKKSVGDVEDRKTMMNRWNVEFSHKQTPDYFQSFGLGFYEYFQLSEDIGATPLPILSCGMACQYNTGELAPIEELDPYIQDALDLIEFANGSEETRWGILRSDMGHPKPFNLKYIGVGNEQWGPDYIERFKIFEKAIKAKYPDIIIVSGSGPSPDGEHFDFAMAELKKLNAELIDEHYYQSPKWFRENASRYDNYDRKGPKIFAGEYAAQSVSGANPNNRNNWECAFSEAAFMTGLERNAEVVNMTSYAPLMAHEDAWQWTPDMIWFNNLESYGSANYYVQKLFSTNKGTDLLNITKDAKPLTGQNDLYASAVKDVNTKEVIVKLVNTAAASQEVTVDLKGGKFATKGTLITLSSPKLEDENTFGEPKKISPKESSYNLKGVKASLNLPAYSVTVLKLKSK; from the coding sequence ATGAAAAATAATATCATAACCAAAATAATCATGGGCGGTTTGCTGTTCAATGGTATTTGTTTACATGCCCAAAAAACAATTTTAGAAGTTGACGTTGCTAAAACCGTTACAAAGATTCAGCCTACTATGTTCGGTTTGTTTTTTGAGGATATCAATTTCGCAGCAGACGGCGGATTATATGCCGAAATGATTAAAAACCGGTCTTTTGAATTTGAAAAACCTTTGATGGGTTGGGACCAGCCTAATACCAAAAGGTCTTCTCTAAATATGAATTCGGGTGCTGCCACACCTGTAAAAGTCGTAGAAAATGAAACCAATCCTAATTTCTGCCGTGTCCTGATTAATGATGATAAAGGATATGCCTTGATTAATGAAGGTTTTAGGGGGATGGGAGTGAAAAAGGATGCAAAATATAATCTTTCTTTAAAGGCAGCCAATCACAACGGAGCGATCAAAAAAATAATTGTTCAGCTTATTGATAAGGATAAAAAAGTAATTGGAGAAACCACTATCATTCCAACATCAAAAGAATGGGAGACCTATTCAGCAGAATTTAAAGCTACTCAGACTGAAGCTAAAGCCAAATTAAAAATAACTTTTGAAGGAACAGGGACAATTGATCTTGATATGATTTCATTATTTCCTGAGGATACGTGGAAGAACAGAAAAAATGGATTACGAAAAGATCTTGTTCAGCTTTTGTATGATATGAAACCTGGATTTTTAAGATTTCCTGGCGGGTGTATAGTCGAAGGAAGGACTTTATCTGACCGTTATCAATGGAAGAAATCAGTTGGCGATGTTGAAGACAGAAAAACGATGATGAATAGATGGAATGTAGAATTCAGTCACAAACAGACACCTGATTATTTTCAAAGTTTTGGACTTGGATTTTATGAGTATTTTCAGCTTTCTGAAGATATTGGTGCGACTCCATTGCCTATTTTGAGTTGTGGAATGGCCTGTCAGTATAATACTGGAGAATTAGCTCCAATCGAAGAATTAGATCCCTACATACAGGATGCTTTAGATTTAATTGAATTTGCCAATGGTTCAGAAGAAACCAGATGGGGAATTCTTCGTTCAGATATGGGACATCCAAAACCGTTCAATCTAAAATATATTGGTGTTGGAAATGAACAATGGGGACCGGATTATATTGAGCGTTTCAAAATTTTTGAAAAAGCAATAAAAGCCAAATATCCAGATATTATTATCGTTTCAGGAAGCGGTCCATCACCGGATGGTGAACATTTTGATTTTGCAATGGCTGAACTTAAAAAACTCAATGCTGAGCTTATAGATGAACATTATTACCAAAGCCCGAAATGGTTTAGGGAAAATGCTTCACGTTATGATAATTATGACCGCAAAGGCCCAAAAATATTTGCCGGTGAATATGCTGCGCAAAGTGTTTCAGGAGCAAACCCGAATAACAGAAATAACTGGGAATGTGCTTTTTCTGAAGCCGCTTTCATGACCGGATTAGAAAGAAATGCTGAAGTAGTCAATATGACTTCTTATGCGCCACTTATGGCACATGAAGATGCCTGGCAATGGACACCGGATATGATCTGGTTCAATAATTTAGAATCTTACGGTTCTGCTAATTATTATGTTCAAAAATTATTCTCAACCAATAAAGGAACCGATTTGCTAAACATAACTAAAGATGCAAAACCTTTAACCGGGCAAAACGACCTTTATGCATCTGCCGTTAAAGATGTGAATACAAAAGAAGTAATTGTAAAACTGGTAAATACTGCAGCGGCTTCCCAAGAAGTTACAGTTGATTTAAAAGGAGGTAAATTTGCTACTAAAGGCACATTGATAACCCTTTCAAGTCCGAAATTAGAAGATGAAAATACTTTTGGAGAGCCTAAAAAAATTAGCCCAAAAGAAAGTAGTTATAATTTAAAAGGTGTAAAAGCATCTTTAAATTTACCCGCTTATTCAGTAACCGTATTGAAGTTAAAAAGTAAATAA